The DNA window cctctctctctgcccctcccccgttcatgctctgtctctctgtgtcccaaaaataaataaacgttgaaaaaaaaaaaaaaagaattccagctCTGGAGTGTGACAGCCTGGCTTCCAATCCCAGGCCCACCACCTTGGCCTTGGAAAGTTACTTACTTCTCTGTTTCTgtacctctgtttcctcacctgtaacatGGGGCTGATAACGGTACTTACTTTAGGGTGTTGTTATGAATACAAAAGGTTGATGTAGAGTGTCTACTCAGTCCTGGCCTCCAGAGAGCGCTCTGTCCGTGCCGGCCAATATGAGTAATAATTACAGCTACCAGTCATGGAACACCTACTATGCGCTGGGCCTTGGGCTACACGTTTGACATAGATTATATAACTCAATCCTGACCATTCACTACTTTTTGAGATGTTATCCTCACCTTCTAAGAAACAAAGGTTCAAAGAGGTGAAGTAATATACCCAAGGTGCCGTAGCCCATAATATATGACAGAGATGATATTCAGTCCCAGATCCATCcgatccaaaaaacaaaacaaaacaaaacaaaacaaaacaaaacaaaacaaaaaaacacgcGTGCTTTTTCTGCTATGCCACGTTGCCTCTGATGGCAGAGAGTTGGTACGTCTGCTCTCTGTCATGATCCAGCTCTTTGTTTTGGGGTCTGACTTTCTTGATGAAGGCTGGGGACTCCGCAAGGAAAGGGCTGTGTCTTGTTCATCTTTATACACTTATAGCCATGTCCAgtaagtgggggaaagggaggtgCTAGCCCTGTTCCCCTGGCCTTGGCCTCTCTGCAGATCAACAAGCTGACGGGTGAGGACACAGACGTGTACCGGTGCACAGCAGTGAACATGTACGGAGAAGCCACGTGCTCCACCAGGCTCATGGTCATCGAAGGTGggcctgtccctctccccctcttcctgtctCGTCAGTACTTGGATGTTGGCCCTGCTTTTCCCCTCAGAGACCTCAGAGGCTGTGCAGCTGGTGGGgtaaaaggagagagggacacCAAGGCTGCTGCCCCATCTGGTGCCAGAGCCCTTGGCTTTACCCACTTCCGCGCTAACTCTGCATCTGGTTTAAAAGGTGCACACTCAGCAGATGCCCCATGGCAGAGGCTCTGGATGATATTCTCTTAAACCCTTGGAAtgagggcaggagctggaggTTGGTGTCTGGTCCTGAATCTTCTGCTCACTCCTTCAATgggcttcattttcttctctgggccttagttctCCACTGTACAAAGGATCCTTTGTACAGGCTTATGTCAGAGGTGACAGTCAGATATGTGGGGTCGGTTTGTTTGCTTTGGCTTGCACAATGTTTCCAAATTTTAAGTCACTTGTCCACTGGTAATAACGGGAAGGTACATGTCTCTTGAGAAAGCAGATATAGTCTTTCAATTGGCTATACTGTatacaagtaacagaaaaccctACTACGAATAGCCCAAGAAATAGACACTTGAGCATGTCACATGATAAGAAGTCCTGAGGTCAGAGTCCAGGGATCAAACCACAGCTCAGGGCTGTCACGGGACAGCCGGACTCTTCCTGTCTCGCTGCTCTGCTACCCGAAGAGGCTGGTTTATCTCCTCAGAGTCATAAGACAACTGCTGCAGACCCACACTGAATCCACAGACAGATGCACCGGGTACATCTGGCCCTCTTATCAAGAAAGCCAAAGCATTCTCAGAAAGTCCTTGGAGACTTCTGTTtatatctcattggccagaaccgTGTCACTCACACGGCCACTCCTAGTTGCAAGGGAAGCCAGTATTTAGCTTTTCCGGCCTCCTTCCTACTAGTGGGAGTGGATAGATGATGAGGACGAGGATTGGGAATGGCTGCAGAGTCAGCCAAATGGCAGTGTCTGACTTCTTTGGCAACATTGGCCTATACCCCGAAACGGCAGCTCCCAGGTGCCGGAAGAGCCCCTCCAGAGACAGTTCAGTGTGCTGTCACCCATGGTCACCTCACTCACTTCTGCCACCTCCCTGTCCCTGCAGCCATGTCAGTGGGCCTCCCCTGCATGCGATGATAATCAGGTGAGTTCCACCTCCATCATGCTAAGGCTCTGGGGTACCAAAGCTTATGACAGACAGACCATCGCCCTATTGAGCCCTCTTGCTGAGCCCTTGCTGTGACTTGGAGGTCAGTGGAGAGGGCAGGGCCCTGGCACTCAGCTGGCTCTCAGGAAGACCACCAATGTGTCTtgtttctctccccttctgtccacattaactccctcctctcctcctgatGGTCCAGTTGGCTTTCGGAAGAATCGGAAGAGGCACAAGGAACCCCAGGAGGGTAGGTGGAAGGGTGGCCAGAAATCTCCTTGGGATTGGGGGAATGGGCTACTCCTTGTCTGGTGCTCCCTACCTGGCCAAACCCTTACCTTATGGAGCATAACCAGTCCCCAGGAGAGCCTGTTCAAAAGCTTGGCTGTCAGCCATGGACCACAGGTCCTCAGactgcccaccccaccctacccGCATTGCTACGGAATAGCCCCGTGTTAGCCCCTGGGCATCCCATCCTGGGCTTGGGGCCTCATTCCTGCTCCTTTTCTAGACCTCAGGAAGGAGTTGATGGACTACCGAAATCTCCTGAAAAAGAGGTGGGTCTGGGCCCGTccaggggcaggggtgaaggCTCCCTGCTACTTCCATGGGCAAGCCAGGCTCAGCTCTCCACTCCACCGGCTAGGAAGCTAGACTGCAGGTGGCCaatgggaggaggtggaggactGACCTGGGAGCTCCGCCGCCTTTAAGCTCTATGTCCTTAATCATCTCTCCTGTCTGGGTCCTGATTTACTCCTTTGTAAAAGGGGATGCTCTGCTAGaacaatgatatttttaaaaaagtgttaaagTAACAGAATAATCTGcactctcccccttccccccgccctgcgcatctttctcagaaatacacaaaaaaagtTGTTAGGAGTGGTGTTTCTCCTGCGAGCAAGTTTGCACTATGGGGAGAAGGCGGACGCACCCATCTCTAGGTCCATCGTGTCCTGACAGTGGTCAGTCCCAGAGCCCAGCTTCCCTGTCCCTTTCTTCCAGGGCAGAGAGGGCAGCTCCCCACGGGcccctcgggggggggggcaggcccgGGAGACCAGCTCCTGGGGCTCCCCCAGGGCTCCTCCGGCCTCTGACCCGcccaccctgctccccagggCCCCGCCTCCCACCAAGAAAAAGCCGAACCTGGAGCAGGTGTGGCAGCTGCTGATGACGGCCGACCGCAAGGACTACGAGCGGATCTGCCTGAAGTACGGCATCGTGGACTACCGCGGCATGCTGCGCAAGCTGCGGGAGATGCGCAAGGAACACGAGGACAAGATGGCCCAGGTACCCTCTCCTGGGCCGCAGCCCGGTGCCTCGCGGGCGCCCCCTCCTGGAGCTGGGCTTGGTGGAGGACCCGCCCTCGTCCGCACCGTCCCCGCCCAACCCCGGTGTCGGGCCAAGGACCCAGGCCTGAAAGTCCACGACTTGGCTTTAAAATCTGGCTCTGATACTTACTGAAATCTGGGGCTTTGGGAAAGTTAGGGCCTCCGTgtcttggtttccttatttgtaaaatgggtgtTCTAGACATACCTGCCTCTTAGGCTTAGTGAGAGGATGAACGAGGGAAGGTCCTTAAGGCACCCAGCCCGGTGCTGCAAGGGCTTCCGGTCAGCTGTCAGCCTCCCCAGACCTTGGATACCTGTCTTATTTCTAAACGCTTCCAGTGGAGGGAATTCCACAGTGTCCTATAAACTGCAGGAACTTCTGCCCTGGGTTTAACCTAACTATAGCATCAGTCTGATTTTGTCTTCTGGAAATGCAAAACGACTAGTTTCCATCATcctgaaaatagtattttatcatttttgaagGTGGTTCATCAAACATCCTGGGACTCAGTTTCTGTCCTCCAGGCTTTCTCACTGACCTTATCACAGGGCTTTGCACACAGTGGGAGCTCAACTAAATTTTTATTGGACGGAATAACAGATGAACAGAAAAGCCCTCCCAGGTTCTCAGAGCACTTGGACACCTGGGGTCCTTTCTCGCTTTCCTTGCTGACCTGATGTCTCACCTTGGAAAATTTcttcccacctgtaaaatgggcaaatGCATGCTCCAGTGGGGCCCTGGGGGGCTGGAGTCTGCGGGTTTGGAGTGCCCTGATTAGAGAGCTCAGACAGCTCCCCGGGCGGGTTTGTCTTCCCTAGTATGTCAACGCCATCTCCAACCTGAGACACATCAAGGTCAGCAAGGAGGGGGTCGCAACGTTTGGCCTGGAGCTGGACCTCAAGTATTCTGGGAGCAAGATTTACCTGTATAAGGTGAGGCCGGAGGAGCCATTGAAGGGGGAGGGATCTGGCAGGGATGCTGCAGGTCCTGGGCGGGGAGGAAATAGGGGCCCACGGGTTCTCCTCTGGGAGCAATTCAGGTCCACAGATGGTGAGTCCTGCATCCTATGGAATTCCTGGTTCGGGTGAGGTCAAACTTCGGTGTGGACAGTTCGCAGAGTGCTCTTACCTCTCATTACGCAGCCAGGTTCTCCAGCTAGGGCACGGGGACAGGCGGCGGCAGGGGTTAAAAGAGGATTCTGAGAAATCCCCCATCCAATTCTGCACCCCCATCCATCTAGCTCTCTCTCCAGAGATCTGACACATCCTTGCATGGGCTCCAATAGTAACTGCCTGTCAACAAAGTGGGAACTGGGGCagatgtgtgtgttgggggaggaaaCAGAGCACAGCAATTCTAGTTCTATCGTCAGACtcatcctggctccaccacttactggctgtgggACCCCAGGCAAGATGCTTACCGTCCCTGTGCCTCGGGGTCCTCACATGTAAAGTGAGGGTCATGCAGGACCTATCTCATGGCACAATTAGAAGATGAATGAGATTATATATGATTTACCACTTTTCTTAGCTCtgttctcctcctgccccctcccccctcccctgggcttGCCTCGGTTTCCCTGCTCCAACTGGTCCTGCTGCCTGTCACGTCTGGTCTTCCCCGCAGCCAGGCTTCCCCTGGCCACCTTGTGTGACACTGTtgtgcccccccaaccccatcctgCCTTCCTGAATCTataccctcctctctcttttctttttttccctagttcTATCTCTTTCTAATATACGTTATATTGCCTGCTTATGATATTGGTTGTTTGTCTGTGTCCCTCGTAGAATTTTAGCTCCCTGGGGGCAGGAATCTTTGTTGTATTCACTGATGCGCCCCAAgtacctaaaacagtgcctggcacacagtagacaaCCGAAGATGAGCTATTAttagtatctggcacatagcaaaTCTATCCAGGCTTTAGCTAAAGTGGGCGTGGGTATAGAGTACTAGGTTTTGTAGAGCCCTGAGGGTATCTGATAGAACTCTCTCACGACCCTCTGGGAACAAatttgctgcccccccccccaggctcctgATGGTGCCTCCTTGCCCCCTGCTAACCCCCTCAGGCTGCTTGGTAGTTGCTCTACTCAATCTCAGCTGAGATCTCCCACTCTCAGGTGCCTCTTGGGTAACACTTACAGATTATTTACTCCACGGTGAGAGTCAAGGACACTCCTAGGACATTTATTCCCCTTCACCTCACATTCCCTGTTTTCAAGGGCTCTGAGCCCTgctctccaccccctgcccctgtccccctcccatcccccgtGTGGTTCCAACAATATGTTGTCTGGTGCCTGGGCCAGTGAGAGAAAGCTGTCAGAATGGGGTTGGGGCAGGAGGTCCTGGGGACCCGCTGAGGCCCTGaaccctcctcttcctttctccgcCTCAGGATGGTGAGATGATCCCCTACGGCTTCGACAACCAGATCAAGCACTGTCTGCGGCACCTGGGGAAACGCTACCACTTCCAGATCCGGAACCTGCATCCTGAGGATGCTGGCATTTACCAGGTCAAGGTGGAGGATGTGGAAATCTTCTCCACGGAACTGGATGCTAGCGGTGGGTGCTCTTCCCCTCAGAAGTTCGAATGGGGGAGATCCGTAAGGAGGGGGGCTCATGCCATGGTTGGGGGGAAGAGAAATGTGATGTGCCCCCTACGCCTGCCTTGCAAAGACTGTTCAGAAGAGGAAGATACACCCAGATGTTAAATTGAAGTGATCTCTGCTTTCCAAAAGTCTTGGTCCAAGGTCTATGTTCTCTTGGTGCTGAGTTCCAGCCACAGACGTACAACATCCATGCCATACCCCTGCTCACAGACCTTCTGCGGCAACCAATTATTTCCAGATTAGGTCCAAATTAATACCACTCCTCCTCGTCACTCCTTTCTGATGCAGACTCTCACTtcccagaacccccccccccccccccagcaagaaGCTCTACCCAGGTTAGGCACACTTGTGCCCCGTACAgacctcttccttccctgcctctagTGCCCACACCTCACCTGGGAAccgtcccttcctccctcatcaAACTCTGCCCCATCCCACAAGTAGCTGCGTATGcaatctccacccccccccccccgcgcccctccACCAAAGCACTTGACAGCTCCAGAGGCTtcctgggaggaggagagactgGAGAAGAAAGCTTTGGGCAGATAGAGTGTAAAGAACATGGTTCTAAATCAAGGTTGAGAAAAAAGAGGGCATGAGATCTCTGGTATACCTGGGCATATGCCTGGtataggggagaggggcaggggctttGGAATCAGCCAGACCTGGGTGTGAATTCTGAGCGGGTTGCCTCTTGGTTGGGTAAAACTGGGGCAAATCGTTGAACTTCTGaagcctctgtttcctttcctataaaaaggaaataataatacctaccttggAAGTGGTCACAAGAATACATAAGATAACATATATAAAGCACTGGCAGTCAGCATATAGGTTTTCTTCACGTACCCATCTTACCCCGAGATACAATTTCCGGATTTAGGATTACAGAATTCCAGAGCTGAAAACAGTCTTACTATTCGTAACCTAATTATAATCCCTCATTTTATAGGGGGGGGGGGACCGTCACCTGGGGTAAGGAGGTGACCTGCCCAAGATGACACAGGGGGTTTGTGGCTGAGCTGGTCTGAACCTGGGCTTCTGACCAAGCAGCCCCACCGTGTCAGGTCACACTGAGTCATGTTGCCAAGCTGACACCCCCATTCCTATCTCCCGGACAGCCATCCCCGCCAGAGTGGTGGTCCCGCTGGCTGAGACCCACTGTGAAGAGCAGGGTGACGCCGTCTTCGAGTGTGTTCTCTCCAACCCCTGCCCCAATGCCACCTGGAATTTCCGGCACCGGCCACTCCAACTCAGCAACAAATATGAAGTGTCTGTGTCTCCTGATGGGCTGACCCACCGTCTGGTGGTAAGGGGGGCCCATTTCTCAGACATGGGCCTCTACTCGCTTGGCACTGGGTTCCACAGCTCTAGCGCCTGGCTGGTGGTTGAAGGTGAGTGGTTCACAcctctgtctttccctgcctCTACCAAGGCAAGCCTCAGGGCCGAGGAGGGCATGAAGAAGGTCAAGAGTAGGGGCTCCCTTTGGTCAGTCATTTGCTTTTGAGGATTCCTTCCCTGTCAGAGAATGAGGAAGGCTCCCGAGATCGATTCCTGAGCTGTTGTGATGTAGGCCCTTCACTGCCAGCCGGGTCGACCTCAGCTATATCTCCTCCAAGAGGCCTCTGGAATTACTCTGGGGGTGCAGATCCAAGATGGCCTGAGGGTCCTGGCCAGCGCTTGGCCCAAGTTCAGTATGGGTGAGAAGTCCCTGGGTTAGGCCAAAGAACACCCTTAAATCCCCCTAGGGATGTGGGCTCAAGGTGATCTCAGGAAACTAAACTGGGCATTTGTAAGGCAGATGTTGGGGCaaatagatcttttaaaaaccatGCAACTGCTCGTGGCAGTGTGATAAGGAGATGAGTTTGGGGTTATGCGTTTTCTCCAAAAATCCTCACGAAGCACATAGCAGCAGCGGGATGGTCTGTggcttgggggctgggggaggtggtgATAGGATTCATCTATCAGTGAGCTGGCACACCCTGGCTTCTGAGATGGTCAGCTTTTTCTCTACTGGGGAACCTGAAGGTCAGTCAAAGCAGTTGGGGTCAGACAGGTGCCTTGGCCTGATTTAACGGGTCTTTTCTTTCGTCTCTCTGTGGGGCCATTGACCTCTCACCAAAGCTGGGAAGGATAAAGGCCTCATGACCACAAGTGATTACCACCAGCTGCAAGCACAAGGAGCCCAGACTTCAGAAGCAGAAGATTCCAGGCGCGTCGGTGGCAAGGGAGGGAAACCCAGAGAACAGGGCCCCCTGGAGGGCTCCCTTAATGGGGCCAGGCCTGCTTCTGAGCTACAGCTCACAGCTGGCTCAGAGACAGGTGGCCTCGGTGGGCATGGCTACTCCTTGATGGAGGTTGATGGGGCAGCTGGCTCAGCCTGGGGCCCTGGACAGGCAAGAAAGGGCTTTGGGGAAGCAGAGGGATACACAGTCACTCCCCCTGGGGAAAATCAGCtgcacagggagggaggctgggacagAAGCCTTCCAGGGAGCCCCTATCCACAAGGAGAAGGCCTGGAATCAGGTTTGGGCCTCACGGAAGGTCAACAGCAAGATCATGGCAGGGACAGTGATGGGGACAGATGTGGTAGGACagcaggaggctgggaggctaAGTCCAGGCACTCTCAGGTGGGAGGCCTGGGAAgcggtggggaaggaaaggaatacAGAGAAGATCATCAGAGTCCGCTGGACAGGCATAGCCAGGAACAACTCTGCAGTGCTCATCTGGGACCTGGGAGGGGAAAGACAGCTCTGAGGGGATCCCAGTCTGGTCCTGTGGGCTCTTGGTCAGAAGAGGAAATGATGGAGATTTTGCAGGAGGGAAGCCTGggtgaggtggagggagggggtgatcggagcagggaaaggcagaaaggaacAACAAGGGCAGTGTGGGGTAGTGGGACTGACCTGGGGGAAGCCAGAGACAGTCATAGGGCAGGTGGTCCTGGGGCCCAGGAGTACTCTGGAGAAAGAGCTTCTAGCTCCAAGGCAGGCATAGGCCCTGAGTCCTGGGGCTCTCAGGGAGGTAGAGATGCTCATAATGGGGAAGCAAGGGGTTTCTGGGGGCCAGAGGAATCTCTAGGAAAGAACTTCCAGGAATCATCAATATCTGGTAGCAGAAAATTCCCCCTGGGACGAGAGGGGCCTGAGGACAAAGCTGAGGGTTCACTACAGGCAGATGATCGTGGCCCAGGGAAGTCTGTGGAGGGCGGAAAGGGCTACAAAACTAGCCCTGGAGGCCCAGGAGGTCCTGGGGGCTGGGAAAAGGGCCTACAGGGACTCCGGGGAAGGGAGGGCCAGGAGACAGCAGGGGGCTTGGGTGAGGCAGGGCATGACTCCGGAAGCCTCCAGTATTCACAAAGCTGGacagcagggcagtggggagcagAGGGTAGTGGCAGAATAGAGTCTGAGGGCACAGGTCCTTGGGATGACACAGGGTCCAGCCTCAGCAAAACTGGGGCTCACCGTGGGCCTGGAATGTTGGGGTCTAGTGTAGGGGATGGTGGTGTGGGTGGTGCCCAAGGGGCTGGACTGATGAGATCTGGTCAGGGGGTGGATACCAGAAGCCACAGGCTAATTGGGTCTCCAAGCCTGGGTGCTCAGGGGTCTGGGAGGACACTAGGAGACCCTGATGGGTTAAGAGGTCCAGGGACAACAGGTTCTGAACCAGACTTCTGGAATGGGTCAGGGGACTCCAGAGGACAAAGACCCAGAGGTGAGACAGGCTATGAGGATGGCTTAGGAGGTGCAAGGAGAATAGGACCTAGGTATGGTGGTGGCTCAGGGTATGCCAGGGAACTAGGTCTTGAAAATGCGGCTGGTTATAGTGATGGCTCAGCGACGTCAGGAGAAATGGGATCTGGTTATGGCGCTGGTTGTAGAGTTGcctctgggacacctgggggaACAGAGTCTGAGGAAGGGGGTGGTTATAGGCATGGCTCAGGGGTACCTGGGGAAATGTGGTCTGGAAACAAAGATGGTTCTGGTCCTGCAATAAGGGGGTCTGGGAGACTTGCTAGTCTCAAGAGTGGCTCAGGTAGCCCTGAAAGAGGGCCCATGGATGAAGCCAGGATACATCCAGAGGCCGGGGATGCATCCAGAGGCCAAGGGGATACTGGCCCTGGGGGAAGGCATCATTCTCATGGTGGCCTAGGGAGTCCTGGGACAGTGGAGTCTGTAGGTAAAGGTGGCCATGGGGCCTCTACAACAGTGGAGACTGTTGGGGAGGGACATGTGGAAGCAGAACCAGGGGTCTCTGGAAGAATAAGACCCTGGGGTCAGACTGGAGACTATGGGGACTTCAGAGCCTCAGGGTCTCTGGGGGCCTTTGGAGAAGGAGGCCATGAAGATGGCTCTGGGGGAGCAGGAGCCATGGAGCCAGGGTATCTGAAGGCAGGAGGTAAAGTGAATGACGGGGGTAGGACCAGGGACCTTGGTGCTAGGGCCTCTGGAGCTGGAGCTGGTCATTGGGATGATACCAGGTTCCCTGAGGCACTAGCTCCTCATGCTGGGGCCAGTTCCAAGAGCCAGGGGGCTTATGGCTCTGGTGATGTGCCGGGTTATGGGGGTGGATCAGGAATTCGAGGGCCTCAGCAAATTGGAAGGAGAACAGCTTATGGAGAAAGGTCAGGGGGTCTTGGGCCTGGGGGGATCGGGCCAGGGGGTGAGGCAGGTTATAAGGATGGTATTGGGCCCTCTGGGGGAATAGGGCTTGTAGATGAGGTAGGCTATAGGAAAGATTTGGGAGCTCCTGAGGGAATGGGTTCAGTGGGTAAGGCAGATCATAGGGGTGGTTTGGAGGGTTCTGGGAGAATTGGGTCAGGGGGTGAGATAGGTTATAGGGATGGTCTGGGGGGTTCTGGGAAAACGGGGTCAGGGGGTGAGGCAGGTTATGGGGATCGCTTAGGGGGTTCTGGGAGAATGGGGTCAGGGGGTGAGATAGGTTATAGAGATGGTCTGGGAGGTTCTGAGAAAATGGGGTCAGGGGGTGAGGCAGGTTATGGGGATGGCTTCAGGGATCCTGGGAGAATGAGGATGGGGGGTGAGGCAGGTTATAAGGATGGTTTGGGGAGTTCTGGGAGAATGGGGTCACAGGGTGATACAGGTTATGGGGATGGCTTGGAGGGTTCTGGGAGAAtgggaatggggggtggggaaggttaTAAGGATGGTTTGGGGGGTTCTGGGAGAATTGGGTCAGAGGGTGAAATAGGTTATAGGGATGGTCTGGGGGGTTCTGGAAGAATGGGGTCAGAGGGTGAGGCAGGTTATGGGGATGACTTGGGGGGTTCTGGGAGAAtgaggatggggggtggggcaggttaTAAGGGTGGCTTGGAGGGTTCTGGGAGAATCGGGTCAGGTTATGATGATGGCTTGGAGGATTCTGGGGGAATGGGGTCAAGGGGTAAGGCAGGCTATGGGGATGGCTTGGAGGGTTCTGGGAGAATGGGGTCAGGGGGTAAGGCAGGCTATGGGGATGGCTTGGAGGGTTCTGGGAGAATGGGGTCAGGGGGTAAGGCAGGCTATGGGGATGGCTTGGAGGGTTCTGGGAGAATGGGGTCAGGGGGTAAGGCAGGCTATGGGGATGGCTTGGAGGGTTCTGGGAGAATGGGGTCAGGGGGTAAGGCAGGCTATGGGGATGGCTTGGAGGATTCTGGGAGAATGGGGTCAGGGGGTAAGGCAGGCTATGGGGATGGCTTGGAGGATTCTGGGAGAATGGGGTCAGGGGGTAAGGCAGGCTATGGGGATGGCTTGGAGGGTTCTGGGAGAATGGGGTCAGGGGGTAAGGCAGGCTATGGGGATGGCTTGGAGGGTTCTGGGAGAATGGGGTCAGGGGGTAAGGCAGGCTA is part of the Felis catus isolate Fca126 chromosome F1, F.catus_Fca126_mat1.0, whole genome shotgun sequence genome and encodes:
- the IGFN1 gene encoding immunoglobulin-like and fibronectin type III domain-containing protein 1 isoform X3; its protein translation is MAGKPLKKSRLHGVNIQQLVEDIPEGFSTPDFQQKPVPMALQEGKNAIFRAVVCGEPRPKVHWQCTKGNLSNSSKYEISSAPGSKEHVLQINKLTGEDTDVYRCTAVNMYGEATCSTRLMVIEVGFRKNRKRHKEPQEDLRKELMDYRNLLKKRAPPPTKKKPNLEQVWQLLMTADRKDYERICLKYGIVDYRGMLRKLREMRKEHEDKMAQYVNAISNLRHIKVSKEGVATFGLELDLKYSGSKIYLYKDGEMIPYGFDNQIKHCLRHLGKRYHFQIRNLHPEDAGIYQVKVEDVEIFSTELDASAIPARVVVPLAETHCEEQGDAVFECVLSNPCPNATWNFRHRPLQLSNKYEVSVSPDGLTHRLVVRGAHFSDMGLYSLGTGFHSSSAWLVVEAGKDKGLMTTSDYHQLQAQGAQTSEAEDSRRVGGKGGKPREQGPLEGSLNGARPASELQLTAGSETGGLGGHGYSLMEVDGAAGSAWGPGQARKGFGEAEGYTVTPPGENQLHREGGWDRSLPGSPYPQGEGLESGLGLTEGQQQDHGRDSDGDRCGRTAGGWEAKSRHSQVGGLGSGGEGKEYREDHQSPLDRHSQEQLCSAHLGPGRGKTALRGSQSGPVGSWSEEEMMEILQEGSLGEVEGGGDRSRERQKGTTRAVWGSGTDLGEARDSHRAGGPGAQEYSGERASSSKAGIGPESWGSQGGRDAHNGEARGFWGPEESLGKNFQESSISGSRKFPLGREGPEDKAEGSLQADDRGPGKSVEGGKGYKTSPGGPGGPGGWEKGLQGLRGREGQETAGGLGEAGHDSGSLQYSQSWTAGQWGAEGSGRIESEGTGPWDDTGSSLSKTGAHRGPGMLGSSVGDGGVGGAQGAGLMRSGQGVDTRSHRLIGSPSLGAQGSGRTLGDPDGLRGPGTTGSEPDFWNGSGDSRGQRPRGETGYEDGLGGARRIGPRYGGGSGYARELGLENAAGYSDGSATSGEMGSGYGAGCRVASGTPGGTESEEGGGYRHGSGVPGEMWSGNKDGSGPAIRGSGRLASLKSGSGSPERGPMDEARIHPEAGDASRGQGDTGPGGRHHSHGGLGSPGTVESVGKGGHGASTTVETVGEGHVEAEPGVSGRIRPWGQTGDYGDFRASGSLGAFGEGGHEDGSGGAGAMEPGYLKAGGKVNDGGRTRDLGARASGAGAGHWDDTRFPEALAPHAGASSKSQGAYGSGDVPGYGGGSGIRGPQQIGRRTAYGERSGGLGPGGIGPGGEAGYKDGIGPSGGIGLVDEVGYRKDLGAPEGMGSVGKADHRGGLEGSGRIGSGGEIGYRDGLGGSGKTGSGGEAGYGDRLGGSGRMGSGGEIGYRDGLGGSEKMGSGGEAGYGDGFRDPGRMRMGGEAGYKDGLGSSGRMGSQGDTGYGDGLEGSGRMGMGGGEGYKDGLGGSGRIGSEGEIGYRDGLGGSGRMGSEGEAGYGDDLGGSGRMRMGGGAGYKGGLEGSGRIGSGYDDGLEDSGGMGSRGKAGYGDGLEGSGRMGSGGKAGYGDGLEGSGRMGSGGKAGYGDGLEGSGRMGSGGKAGYGDGLEGSGRMGSGGKAGYGDGLEDSGRMGSGGKAGYGDGLEDSGRMGSGGKAGYGDGLEGSGRMGSGGKAGYGDGLEGSGRMGSGGKAGYGDGLEDSGRMGSGGKADYGDGLEGSGRMGSGGKAGYGDGLEGSGRMGSGGKAGYGDGLEGSGRMGSGGKAGYGDGLEDSGRMGSGGKAGYGDGLEDSGRMGSGGKAGYGDGLEDSGRMGSGGKAGYEDGLGNSERIWSKGEAGYGDGLGGSGRMGSGGKAGYGDGLGGSGRMGSGDETGYKDGLGVSGRIKSGGEADYRDGLGGSGRIGLGDEAGYKDGLGGSGRIWSGGEAGRRGDLGGTEGLGSGNEADYRGGSRVSEKMGSEGEVGYRDGSGSFRVTGTQAGVGYEGAPRDQEAIGQGSRYWTASEGTDGGTNSKDGSERGRGRRLLKGARPGLGSRTTGVPATTDGAACRDDPSGAGVLGIQGGSQSLSDGQDSKKGLRGPGTSGVPEAPGAVGSMGKSGVREWQDAAGIPGSPGGREPPSREGGSADQAGGMGASGFPDGQGAMEGETWADAAALECGHEQDFWKAGPGTPDRGRAAGLGGFAPRGGGDSQVEGRRMGAAWRSSAGTGQVLDSNRMPGERNKSASGSADGQGVSHTGALDREDQGFGQGSTGAGNQSPGSRASRSLQEKDPTFSGTHDGSRSRKGAPGQEGAGGRQGPWFLDSKGSGPGRGRSIGPGDSGVLEEENSTYRENGFTQKPGDLGPQGAWNSLDGPFGRKDSVDRSGGIQGMGFQLDKGHRGERGSLEAENDKAQGPGAQKEYEGWGAEECGGSDRRPGQLRSRSLRQSGVEAGTAKRRGAEEGRGLGQPLGGDSRGSGGVTLHEDWSQEPPSHLGSRRGGKDGRSDIYGQGRDATPSTRSRSKRGTDAFSKEAQGPMSYFSKSLADLEVQQGEAAVLSCTLTRDLGPGAWFKDGVKLSAQDGITFEQDGLVHSLLLAHVQGPQAGRYTFVAGNQRSEATLSVHDRPVIAPDVTEKLREPLVVKAGKPVTVKIPFQSHLPVQAAWKKDGAELVGSGSSRGVQVALGDGFTRLCLPSAGRKDRGQYSVTLRSEGGSVQAELTLQVLDKPQPPQGPLEAQDCQGAGVCLHWRPPQDDGGRALEHYVVERRQAGRSTWLKVGEPPAGTTTFTDTHVEQGKKYTFRVRAVTSEGPGEALESTEVLVAPEALPGPPSTPAIQSASSQGITLTWTAPRGPGSAHILGYLIEKRKKGSNTWTAVNAQPVPGRKWTVVDMRQGCQYQFRVTAVAPSGPGEPGPPSDAVFARDPMSSEKVSSQGLIPVL